One genomic segment of bacterium includes these proteins:
- the rsxC gene encoding electron transport complex subunit RsxC yields MINNMINSSFHGGIHPENSKDSTNTKKILNLLPPKKAIIPMLQHTGAVCKPLVNIGDIVKVGQKIGDAQAFISAPVHATISGKVVDISPMLHPLGTKVLSIIIESDEADTWAIEETKRDWKTLEPEQIKHIVKEAGVVGLGGAMFPIHVKLSPPENKKIDTYILNGAECEPFLTADHRLMLEYAKQVVIGLKILMKATGVKKGIIGIEQNKPDALKKITDEINKESDTDVDIMALKVKYPQGAEKQLIKALLKREVPSGGLPMDVGVIVSNVGTSFAVYESVVERKPLVERIVTVTGGGIRNPQNLRVRIGTPFLNLIEACEGVKEEIGKIIMGGPMMGIAQYTTDVPVIKGTSGILVQTKDEICDEPEECCIRCGNCASVCPMKILPNVITNSIKNDQFEHAKEYGLLDCMECGACTYVCPAHIPIVQYIKYGKTRLRKF; encoded by the coding sequence ATGATAAATAATATGATAAACTCTAGCTTTCATGGAGGAATTCATCCAGAGAATTCTAAAGATAGCACAAATACAAAGAAAATTCTAAATCTTCTCCCTCCTAAAAAAGCAATCATTCCCATGCTGCAGCATACAGGCGCAGTATGTAAGCCACTAGTTAATATTGGAGACATTGTTAAAGTAGGGCAAAAGATTGGTGACGCGCAGGCATTTATATCGGCACCTGTTCATGCCACAATATCAGGTAAAGTAGTAGATATTTCCCCTATGCTACATCCTTTAGGGACTAAAGTTCTATCTATTATTATAGAATCTGATGAGGCCGATACATGGGCCATTGAAGAAACAAAAAGAGACTGGAAAACGCTTGAGCCAGAACAAATAAAACATATTGTAAAGGAAGCAGGTGTTGTTGGCCTTGGCGGAGCTATGTTTCCAATACATGTAAAACTTAGCCCGCCAGAAAATAAAAAAATTGATACATATATTTTAAATGGCGCTGAATGCGAACCATTTCTAACAGCTGATCACAGGCTAATGCTGGAATATGCAAAACAAGTTGTCATCGGACTCAAAATCCTAATGAAAGCAACTGGCGTAAAGAAAGGCATAATTGGTATCGAACAAAATAAACCTGATGCACTTAAAAAAATTACTGACGAAATCAATAAAGAATCAGATACAGATGTTGACATAATGGCACTTAAGGTAAAATATCCTCAGGGAGCTGAAAAACAGCTTATAAAAGCTCTCCTGAAACGTGAAGTGCCAAGCGGCGGACTTCCAATGGATGTAGGAGTAATAGTTAGTAATGTTGGCACCTCATTTGCAGTATATGAATCTGTCGTAGAAAGAAAACCTCTGGTAGAGCGAATTGTAACTGTAACAGGAGGAGGCATCAGGAATCCACAAAATCTTAGAGTAAGAATAGGAACTCCTTTTTTAAATTTAATAGAGGCATGCGAAGGAGTCAAAGAAGAAATAGGCAAAATAATAATGGGCGGCCCAATGATGGGGATCGCTCAATATACAACAGATGTCCCGGTAATTAAAGGCACGTCTGGAATACTTGTACAAACAAAGGACGAGATTTGTGACGAGCCTGAGGAATGTTGTATAAGATGTGGCAACTGTGCTAGTGTTTGCCCAATGAAGATATTGCCTAATGTAATAACTAACTCTATAAAAAATGATCAGTTTGAACATGCAAAAGAATACGGATTATTAGATTGCATGGAATGTGGGGCTTGTACATATGTATGTCCTGCACATATACCAATAGTCCAGTATATAAAATATGGAAAAACACGGTTAAGAAAATTTTAA